One Fontisphaera persica DNA window includes the following coding sequences:
- the xrtU gene encoding exosortase U, producing the protein MPLLAGNTEMRTKRRWLRLSLVVMLLGFAPSLFFYFQNLWQREHYQFFPLAVAAAIYLARRDLAEVKETAAQPWWGLAAALAALGGYAMAAWLWSPWLGYLSFLGAVVALLLAVGGLPLVRAAVPALIMMATLIRPPMNLDTELALKLRYLAVGLSTYLLDFVRVPHFVNGVVIEIPWDRLLVEEACSGINSTFFVFAFAVFQTLRMKRRWHHGVLLVLLGFSFVILGNVVRISAGAFFRYRYGIDLLTGWSHEVFGLVLFVMYVVLLLSADALLALLLGGRDELPGSKSVIWSDLLTQWLGPQMPLSALRGCAVMAAVFLAVGAAQMVLATQQINKPKILVPSRLKPGARFVLPEFVAGWRNSTGKIPMGTQHYIQIGAIHSQVWTLEKGGLQLMVALSYPYHGWHDLNYCYSGHGWKLTEPVFRTDGVSDKQSIIEVEMSRKPMHSAYLLYSAFTEDGEWQPPGRLERRFSIRPDVDEDIRTTYQVQLLYMGYAPLPQEEKGEVMQLFLEVRKLLMKQVYDQLVPSAAKSIPTPQ; encoded by the coding sequence ATGCCTTTATTGGCCGGCAATACTGAGATGCGCACCAAACGCCGCTGGTTGCGGTTGAGTTTGGTGGTGATGTTGTTGGGCTTTGCGCCCTCGCTGTTTTTTTATTTCCAAAACCTCTGGCAGCGAGAGCATTACCAATTTTTCCCTCTGGCGGTGGCTGCGGCCATTTATCTGGCACGCCGGGATTTGGCGGAGGTGAAGGAGACTGCAGCTCAGCCGTGGTGGGGGTTGGCAGCAGCCCTGGCGGCGCTGGGTGGGTATGCCATGGCAGCCTGGCTTTGGTCGCCGTGGCTGGGTTATTTGTCTTTCCTGGGGGCGGTGGTGGCCCTGTTGCTGGCGGTGGGCGGGCTGCCGCTGGTCAGGGCAGCCGTGCCGGCGCTCATCATGATGGCCACCCTCATCCGGCCGCCCATGAATCTGGATACGGAACTGGCCCTCAAACTGCGTTACCTCGCGGTGGGATTAAGCACTTATTTGCTGGATTTTGTGCGCGTGCCGCATTTTGTCAACGGGGTGGTGATTGAAATTCCATGGGACCGTTTGCTGGTGGAAGAAGCCTGCAGCGGCATCAACTCCACCTTTTTCGTTTTCGCTTTCGCGGTTTTTCAAACCTTGCGCATGAAGCGGCGATGGCATCATGGGGTGCTGTTGGTGCTGCTGGGCTTCAGCTTCGTCATTCTGGGCAACGTGGTGCGCATCTCTGCGGGCGCTTTTTTCCGGTACCGTTATGGGATTGACCTGCTGACGGGGTGGTCCCACGAGGTTTTTGGGCTGGTGTTGTTCGTGATGTATGTGGTGTTGCTGCTCAGTGCCGACGCCTTGCTGGCGTTGCTGCTGGGGGGACGCGATGAGCTGCCCGGCAGCAAGAGCGTGATTTGGAGCGACCTGCTGACCCAATGGCTGGGGCCCCAAATGCCGCTGAGCGCTCTGCGCGGCTGTGCCGTGATGGCGGCGGTGTTTCTGGCCGTGGGCGCCGCCCAGATGGTGCTGGCCACCCAACAAATCAACAAACCCAAAATTCTGGTGCCCTCGCGTTTGAAACCGGGGGCGCGCTTTGTTTTGCCTGAATTCGTGGCGGGCTGGCGCAACAGCACGGGCAAAATCCCGATGGGCACCCAGCATTACATTCAGATTGGCGCCATTCATTCGCAGGTCTGGACCCTGGAAAAAGGAGGGCTGCAACTGATGGTGGCGTTGAGCTACCCGTACCACGGCTGGCATGATTTGAACTATTGTTACAGTGGCCATGGCTGGAAATTGACGGAGCCGGTTTTCCGCACGGATGGGGTCAGTGACAAACAGAGCATCATCGAGGTGGAAATGAGCCGCAAGCCGATGCACAGCGCCTACCTGTTGTACAGCGCCTTTACAGAGGATGGCGAATGGCAGCCCCCCGGCCGACTGGAAAGACGATTCAGCATTCGGCCGGATGTGGATGAGGACATTCGGACCACCTATCAGGTCCAGCTTTTGTACATGGGCTATGCGCCGTTGCCGCAGGAGGAAAAAGGCGAGGTCATGCAGTTGTTTTTGGAAGTGCGGAAACTGCTCATGAAACAGGTCTATGACCAATTGGTGCCCAGTGCTGCCAAATCCATCCCCACCCCCCAATGA
- a CDS encoding tetratricopeptide repeat protein, giving the protein MIDRLIQFWQEMMRGQGPWGRYLRVLWRFWDGLVAVLLFVPRFIVRGLSRVLEALDNFSLRSLIFGEGGGGYGYGYGYGYGYGYGYGYSSGKPHPKRKWYNPLVWIAAVWVLLRTVTRAFFGLSTESMVPGAVVEGYGRTRAKLESAVDRHQLMLKLKAVPAVLVILAWLGLLGLVLWFTPARIEARYTKWADDAYGMGNLPRARVASERLLQLETTNQPAHLLRLARNLAAMGYADDALALASRAAGAAGGPAAMQIEVAENIIGNPAASPAMLHHAERYLLGLFAGKPDQADAGVLLGRYYYRLGDWEEARWYLKRAFPKRNDAGLVLAAIEMGYGNTLARDRWASAAAEYFKIKTTTGRPKDPKTWMARRQWAEAELMQGNLTNALSILNEGIASTGLKIYQRMAASIYCDLIKRSWALDPTNHWQRLEWLRTGLNHDAQNEFLLRQLAGTANGQGPTAEAALSLARELGAVAANRPHVYYYLGMDLYYRGQQQGARNHLEVAYLGQPDNPVVANNFAYLLAVTEPADPSRGLNIMNTVIERHPRELIFRETRAQILLKMQRWQDALTDLEAAKPLFQSNSVFHASLAKAYAGLGQTELSRQHDDQARELRAAELRMQTPQAP; this is encoded by the coding sequence ATGATTGATCGTCTGATACAGTTTTGGCAGGAGATGATGCGCGGCCAGGGGCCGTGGGGGCGGTATCTGCGCGTCTTGTGGCGTTTTTGGGATGGTCTGGTGGCGGTGCTGTTGTTCGTGCCGCGTTTCATCGTGCGGGGCCTCTCGCGGGTGTTGGAAGCGCTGGATAATTTCTCGCTGCGCAGCCTTATTTTCGGGGAGGGAGGCGGCGGCTACGGCTACGGTTACGGTTACGGCTATGGGTATGGCTATGGCTACGGGTACAGCAGCGGAAAGCCTCATCCCAAGCGCAAATGGTATAACCCACTGGTTTGGATTGCCGCCGTCTGGGTCTTGTTGAGGACGGTAACGCGCGCCTTTTTCGGGCTCAGCACCGAGTCCATGGTGCCGGGGGCGGTGGTCGAAGGCTACGGCCGCACGCGGGCCAAATTGGAATCCGCGGTGGACCGTCATCAGTTGATGCTCAAGCTCAAGGCTGTGCCGGCCGTGCTCGTCATCCTGGCCTGGCTTGGTTTGCTGGGATTGGTTTTGTGGTTCACGCCCGCGCGAATCGAGGCACGCTACACCAAATGGGCCGATGACGCCTATGGCATGGGCAACCTGCCGCGCGCCCGGGTGGCTAGCGAGCGGTTGTTGCAGCTCGAAACCACCAACCAGCCGGCGCATTTATTGCGGCTGGCGCGCAATTTGGCCGCCATGGGCTACGCTGATGACGCGCTGGCGCTGGCCAGCCGGGCGGCGGGAGCAGCGGGCGGGCCGGCCGCCATGCAAATTGAGGTGGCCGAAAACATTATTGGCAATCCGGCGGCATCCCCAGCCATGTTGCATCATGCCGAGCGTTATTTGCTGGGGCTTTTTGCCGGCAAACCGGACCAGGCTGATGCCGGCGTGCTGCTGGGGCGTTATTATTACCGGCTGGGGGATTGGGAGGAGGCGCGCTGGTATTTGAAGCGGGCCTTCCCCAAGCGCAACGATGCGGGACTGGTTCTGGCCGCCATTGAGATGGGTTACGGCAACACCCTGGCGCGGGACCGCTGGGCCTCGGCCGCCGCGGAGTATTTCAAAATCAAAACCACCACCGGCCGCCCCAAGGACCCGAAAACCTGGATGGCCCGCCGCCAATGGGCGGAGGCCGAATTGATGCAGGGCAATTTGACCAACGCACTGAGTATTTTGAATGAAGGCATTGCCAGCACCGGCCTCAAGATTTACCAGCGCATGGCGGCCAGCATCTATTGTGATTTAATTAAACGCAGTTGGGCGCTGGACCCCACCAATCACTGGCAGCGCCTGGAGTGGCTGCGCACCGGCTTGAATCATGACGCGCAAAACGAATTTTTACTCCGCCAGCTCGCCGGCACCGCCAACGGCCAGGGGCCGACGGCCGAAGCGGCGCTTTCATTGGCCCGCGAACTGGGCGCCGTGGCGGCCAATCGTCCCCATGTTTATTACTACCTGGGCATGGACCTTTACTACCGCGGCCAGCAGCAGGGGGCGCGCAACCACCTGGAAGTGGCTTATTTGGGCCAGCCTGACAACCCGGTGGTGGCCAATAATTTCGCCTATTTACTGGCGGTTACGGAACCGGCCGACCCTTCACGGGGATTGAACATCATGAATACCGTCATCGAACGGCATCCGCGTGAATTAATTTTCCGCGAGACCCGGGCCCAGATTTTATTGAAGATGCAGCGCTGGCAGGATGCGTTGACTGATTTGGAGGCCGCCAAGCCCCTCTTTCAAAGTAACTCCGTTTTTCATGCCAGCCTGGCCAAAGCCTACGCGGGTCTGGGACAAACCGAACTCAGCCGGCAGCACGACGACCAGGCCCGGGAATTACGCGCCGCGGAGTTGCGCATGCAAACCCCTCAGGCTCCTTGA
- the gyrA gene encoding DNA gyrase subunit A encodes MADTEQPPTPPPSDDNSTPAPPASGGGSLFAANEKIVKINVAEEIKNSFLDYSMSVIISRALPDVRDGLKPSQRRILFAMHELGVLPNRKHLKCAKIVGETMGNYHPHGDQAIYPTLVHMAQPWAMRERLVDGQGNFGSVEGDPPASMRYTEARLAPLGAVLMEDMDRDTVDFVPNYDETRMEPTVFPAAFPNLLVNGGTGIAVGMATNIPPHNLGEVIDGICAQIDNPAITIPELMRHIRGPDFPTGCMVCGLEGIREYFHTGRGSVKVRGKIGIEELKGNREQLVITEIPFNVNRAALVSRIAELVNEKTPGLTDITNIRDESDENTRVVIELKRDAVAKVVINNLYQLTQLESSFAVNMLAIDRGRPKTLNLKEIIACYIEHRREVVLRRTRFDLRKAEERAEILEGYLVALANLDEVIRIIRSSSNREEARIRLLAFEFTRAQVEAYGIRIRNEARLTSGRYLLSELQVNAILDLRLYQLTGMEIDKVEAEYRKLIAHIEDLLDILAREERVMAIIKAELQAIKAKYATPRLTELVPDEGEIAIEDLVANEGVIITITHKGLIKRTNISSYRAQRRGGKGVIGMATREVLVVEGEDRDFIEHLFTASTHDFLMFFTNTGRVYVERVLEIPDMGRAAKGRSIANLLELRPEEKIAALIRIQSRTGPNREDLTWESPEFVFFATQKGIVKKTALSEFAHVHRGGIIALQIEENDTLIDAKLTNGNNEVVLITADGMSIRFHEEDVRPMGRQAVGVWGIRLEPQDSVVALAVVIPDATLLVAGENGVGKRTEFEEYRRQSRGGKGIITMKTTERTGRVVGALTVRDEDQIMLITAKGQMVRTFVREIRQTGRNASGVKLIELEEGDILQAIAPVISEKDEEAAENSQPASTGENPPA; translated from the coding sequence ATGGCCGACACCGAGCAACCTCCCACACCTCCCCCCAGCGACGACAACAGTACTCCCGCTCCGCCCGCCAGCGGCGGGGGCAGCCTGTTTGCCGCCAACGAAAAAATCGTCAAAATCAATGTGGCCGAGGAAATCAAAAACTCGTTCCTCGACTACTCCATGTCGGTCATCATCTCGCGCGCGCTGCCGGATGTGCGCGACGGCCTGAAACCCTCCCAGCGGCGCATCCTGTTTGCCATGCACGAGCTGGGCGTGCTGCCCAATCGCAAGCACCTCAAATGTGCCAAAATCGTGGGAGAAACCATGGGCAACTACCATCCCCATGGCGACCAGGCGATTTACCCCACGCTGGTGCACATGGCCCAACCGTGGGCCATGCGAGAGCGGTTGGTGGACGGCCAGGGCAATTTTGGCTCGGTGGAGGGCGACCCGCCGGCCTCCATGCGTTATACCGAGGCGCGCCTGGCCCCGCTGGGCGCCGTGCTCATGGAGGACATGGACCGGGACACGGTGGATTTCGTGCCCAACTACGACGAAACGCGCATGGAGCCGACGGTGTTCCCCGCCGCGTTTCCCAACCTCCTGGTCAACGGCGGCACCGGCATCGCCGTGGGCATGGCCACCAACATCCCCCCGCATAACCTGGGAGAGGTCATTGACGGCATCTGCGCCCAGATTGACAACCCCGCCATCACCATCCCCGAGCTGATGCGCCACATCCGCGGCCCGGATTTCCCCACTGGCTGCATGGTCTGCGGGCTGGAGGGTATAAGAGAATATTTTCACACCGGCCGCGGCAGCGTCAAAGTCCGTGGGAAGATCGGCATCGAGGAGTTGAAAGGCAACCGCGAGCAATTGGTCATCACGGAAATTCCTTTCAACGTCAATCGCGCCGCCCTGGTCTCCCGCATTGCCGAGCTGGTCAATGAAAAAACGCCGGGGCTGACCGACATCACCAACATTCGGGACGAATCCGATGAAAACACGCGGGTGGTCATCGAGCTGAAACGGGACGCGGTGGCCAAGGTGGTCATCAACAATCTGTATCAGCTCACGCAGCTCGAAAGCAGCTTCGCGGTCAACATGCTGGCCATTGACCGGGGCCGCCCCAAAACGCTCAACCTCAAGGAAATCATCGCCTGTTACATTGAACACCGCCGCGAGGTGGTGTTGCGCCGCACCCGCTTTGATTTGCGCAAGGCGGAGGAGCGCGCCGAAATCCTCGAGGGCTACCTGGTGGCGCTGGCCAATCTGGACGAGGTCATCCGCATCATCCGCAGTTCATCCAATCGCGAGGAGGCCCGCATCCGATTGCTGGCTTTCGAGTTCACACGTGCCCAGGTCGAGGCCTATGGCATCCGCATCCGCAATGAGGCGCGTCTGACCAGCGGGCGTTATCTCCTGAGTGAATTGCAGGTCAATGCGATTCTGGATTTGCGCCTCTACCAGCTCACCGGCATGGAGATTGACAAGGTGGAGGCCGAGTATCGCAAGCTCATTGCTCACATTGAAGATTTGCTGGACATCCTGGCCCGCGAGGAGCGGGTCATGGCCATCATCAAGGCCGAGCTGCAGGCCATCAAAGCCAAATATGCCACGCCGCGCCTGACCGAGCTGGTGCCCGACGAAGGGGAAATCGCCATTGAAGACCTGGTCGCCAACGAAGGCGTAATCATCACCATCACGCACAAGGGTCTAATCAAGCGCACCAACATTTCCAGTTACCGCGCCCAGCGCCGCGGTGGCAAAGGCGTCATTGGCATGGCCACCCGCGAGGTTTTGGTGGTGGAAGGGGAAGACCGGGATTTCATCGAGCATCTCTTCACTGCCAGCACCCATGATTTCCTCATGTTCTTCACCAACACCGGCCGGGTGTATGTGGAACGGGTGCTGGAAATTCCGGACATGGGCCGCGCCGCCAAGGGCCGCAGCATTGCCAACCTGCTGGAGCTGCGGCCGGAGGAAAAAATTGCCGCGCTCATTCGCATCCAATCGCGCACCGGTCCCAACCGCGAGGATTTGACGTGGGAATCCCCGGAGTTTGTGTTTTTTGCCACCCAGAAGGGCATCGTCAAAAAAACGGCGCTGAGCGAGTTTGCCCATGTGCACCGCGGCGGCATCATCGCCCTGCAAATTGAGGAAAATGACACGCTCATTGACGCCAAACTGACCAACGGAAACAACGAGGTGGTGTTAATCACCGCGGACGGCATGAGCATACGCTTCCACGAGGAGGACGTGCGGCCTATGGGACGGCAGGCGGTGGGCGTGTGGGGCATCCGCCTGGAGCCGCAAGACAGCGTGGTAGCCCTGGCCGTGGTCATTCCTGATGCCACCCTCCTGGTGGCCGGCGAAAACGGCGTGGGCAAACGCACCGAGTTTGAGGAATACCGCCGGCAAAGCCGGGGTGGCAAAGGCATCATCACCATGAAAACCACCGAGCGCACCGGCCGCGTGGTGGGCGCCTTGACGGTGCGGGACGAGGATCAAATCATGCTCATCACGGCCAAAGGCCAAATGGTGCGGACTTTTGTGCGGGAGATTCGCCAGACCGGCCGCAACGCCAGCGGCGTGAAGCTGATTGAATTGGAGGAAGGAGACATCCTGCAGGCCATTGCGCCGGTAATCAGCGAGAAAGACGAGGAAGCCGCCGAAAACAGCCAGCCCGCAAGTACTGGAGAAAATCCGCCTGCCTGA